One Kitasatospora sp. NBC_01287 DNA window includes the following coding sequences:
- a CDS encoding APC family permease: MTTNPTDTGHRTDTGHRTDTGHRTDTGPKAAAPPAPDTTPDTAPGKGLRAGSVGLAAAVALGLSSVAPAYSIAVTLGLVTLAVGHLAPAALLLGFVPILFTAFAFRELNRQMPDCGTTFVWTTRAFGPLTGWLTGGWVVQVATVIAMTALSQVGADYLLQALGLHALERSSAAVTATAVLLLAALTAVARRGLRIAAPLQYVLLGLQLTALFGFGAAALLRQHAAAPSPAWLDPLAFGGFGSCAQAVLLCLFIYWGWDALITVNEETSDSDRVPGRAVLISTFVLLGTYLFTAFAAISFAGTAGSGIGLGNPANATDILATLAPSVLGTALARGVQLAICLSALSALLTSLISSSRATLSMASHGALPPAFARIHPRHRTPGFGTVFFGATTAALLVLLQLLSPRFLGDAILCVGLLIAGYYGTTALACVWHFRGQLRDSPRDLVMKGVLPLLGAVMMLAAFARSAHDMYAPTYGSTSFHGVGGVFLLGVGSIALGAVAVLIARARFPRFFREGRTAVAQLTITED, translated from the coding sequence GTGACGACGAACCCGACCGACACCGGCCACAGAACCGACACCGGCCACAGAACCGACACCGGCCACAGAACCGACACCGGCCCCAAGGCCGCCGCCCCGCCCGCCCCCGATACCACCCCCGATACCGCCCCCGGCAAAGGGCTGCGCGCCGGCTCCGTCGGCCTGGCGGCGGCCGTCGCCCTGGGCCTGTCCTCGGTGGCGCCGGCTTACAGCATCGCCGTCACCCTCGGCCTGGTCACCCTGGCCGTCGGGCACCTCGCCCCGGCCGCGCTGCTGCTCGGCTTCGTGCCGATCCTCTTCACCGCCTTCGCCTTCCGCGAGCTCAACCGGCAGATGCCGGACTGCGGCACGACCTTCGTCTGGACCACCCGCGCCTTCGGCCCGCTGACCGGCTGGCTCACCGGCGGCTGGGTGGTGCAGGTCGCCACGGTGATCGCGATGACGGCCCTGTCCCAGGTCGGCGCCGACTACCTGCTCCAGGCGCTCGGCCTGCACGCGCTGGAGCGGAGCAGCGCCGCCGTGACCGCCACCGCCGTCCTGCTGCTGGCGGCCCTCACCGCCGTCGCCCGCAGGGGCCTGCGGATCGCCGCCCCGCTCCAGTACGTCCTGCTGGGACTGCAGCTCACCGCCCTGTTCGGGTTCGGCGCCGCCGCCCTCCTGCGGCAGCACGCCGCCGCCCCGTCCCCGGCCTGGCTCGACCCCCTGGCCTTCGGCGGCTTCGGCTCCTGCGCCCAGGCGGTGCTGCTCTGCCTGTTCATCTACTGGGGCTGGGACGCGCTGATCACGGTCAACGAGGAGACCAGTGACAGCGACCGGGTCCCCGGGCGGGCCGTGCTCATCTCCACCTTCGTCCTGCTGGGCACCTACCTGTTCACCGCCTTCGCCGCGATCAGCTTCGCCGGCACCGCCGGCAGCGGCATCGGACTGGGCAACCCCGCCAACGCCACCGACATCCTGGCCACCCTCGCCCCCTCGGTGCTCGGCACGGCTCTGGCCAGGGGGGTCCAGCTCGCCATCTGCCTCTCGGCTCTCTCCGCCCTGCTCACCAGCCTCATCAGCAGCTCCCGTGCCACCCTGTCGATGGCCTCGCACGGCGCCCTGCCCCCGGCGTTCGCCCGCATCCACCCGCGCCACCGCACCCCCGGGTTCGGGACGGTCTTCTTCGGCGCGACCACCGCCGCCCTGCTGGTCCTGCTCCAGCTCCTCTCGCCGAGGTTCCTCGGCGACGCGATCCTCTGCGTCGGCCTGCTGATCGCCGGCTACTACGGCACCACCGCCCTGGCCTGCGTCTGGCACTTCCGCGGGCAACTGCGCGACTCGCCGCGCGACCTGGTGATGAAGGGCGTCCTGCCGCTGCTGGGCGCCGTGATGATGCTGGCGGCCTTCGCCCGCAGCGCCCACGACATGTACGCCCCCACCTACGGCAGCACCTCCTTCCACGGTGTCGGGGGAGTGTTCCTGCTCGGCGTCGGCTCCATCGCCCTGGGCGCGGTGGCCGTACTGATCGCCCGCGCCCGCTTCCCCCGCTTCTTCCGCGAAGGCCGCACCGCCGTCGCGCAGCTCACCATCACCGAGGACTGA
- a CDS encoding HAD family hydrolase — MTIKAVVFDVGECLVDETREYGTWADWLGVPRHTFVAQFGAVIAQGRDYRETFQIFRPGFDLYEERDKRAAAGRPETFDEADLYPDVRPALARLRADGLWLAIAGNQTVRAGRILRELFTGDVDLIGTSDDWGASKPDPLFFERVAQVTPAEPRETLYVGDRLDNDVLPALAAGMRTALLRRGPWGWIQQHDPAADRSTLRIDSLAELPELITDLNAEAS, encoded by the coding sequence ATGACGATCAAGGCTGTCGTTTTCGATGTCGGCGAGTGCCTGGTGGACGAGACCCGTGAGTACGGCACCTGGGCGGACTGGCTCGGCGTTCCCCGCCACACCTTCGTCGCCCAGTTCGGCGCCGTCATCGCCCAGGGTCGCGACTACCGCGAGACGTTCCAGATCTTCCGGCCCGGCTTCGACCTGTACGAGGAGCGTGACAAGCGCGCGGCGGCCGGGCGACCAGAGACCTTCGACGAGGCCGACCTCTACCCGGACGTCCGACCTGCACTCGCCCGGCTCCGCGCGGACGGCCTGTGGTTGGCCATCGCCGGGAACCAGACGGTGCGGGCCGGCAGGATCCTGCGGGAGCTCTTCACCGGCGACGTCGACCTGATCGGCACCTCGGACGACTGGGGCGCCAGCAAGCCCGACCCACTCTTCTTCGAACGCGTCGCCCAGGTCACCCCGGCCGAGCCCCGCGAGACCCTGTATGTCGGCGACCGCCTCGACAACGACGTACTCCCGGCGCTCGCCGCCGGGATGCGCACCGCGCTTCTCCGGCGGGGGCCATGGGGCTGGATCCAGCAGCACGACCCGGCCGCCGACCGGTCCACGCTCCGGATCGATTCGCTGGCGGAGCTGCCCGAACTGATCACCGATCTCAACGCTGAAGCGAGTTGA
- a CDS encoding NUDIX hydrolase: protein MPRRDYEDDPNAPEPNSLVPAASVVVVGDDGRVLLQRRTDNGMWALPGGRMELGESLEQCGIRETLEETGIRIEVTGIVGTYTSPGHVFAYDDGEVRQEFSICLLGRPVGGDLEVSDESTEVAWFTPAEVDGLPMVASIRKRLNDWRSGRIPVVR from the coding sequence ATGCCGAGGCGTGACTACGAGGACGATCCGAACGCACCTGAGCCGAACAGCCTGGTGCCCGCCGCGTCGGTGGTGGTGGTCGGCGACGACGGCCGCGTCCTGCTCCAGCGCCGCACCGACAACGGGATGTGGGCGCTCCCCGGCGGCAGGATGGAGTTGGGCGAGTCCCTGGAGCAGTGCGGAATCAGGGAGACCCTGGAGGAGACCGGCATCCGCATCGAGGTGACCGGGATCGTCGGAACGTACACCAGCCCTGGGCACGTCTTCGCCTACGACGATGGCGAGGTGAGGCAGGAGTTCTCGATCTGCCTGCTTGGCCGACCGGTCGGCGGGGACCTGGAGGTGTCGGACGAGTCGACGGAGGTCGCCTGGTTCACGCCTGCGGAGGTGGACGGGCTGCCGATGGTGGCGTCCATCCGGAAGCGGCTGAACGACTGGCGGTCGGGGCGGATCCCAGTGGTGCGCTGA
- a CDS encoding TetR/AcrR family transcriptional regulator, with amino-acid sequence MAAKKGGGKEARRAELGAAVQRALLVRGLEGLRLRDIAEEAGVTPAAVLYYGDLDALVHETYQLAIERYSQDREQAADRFADARDKLRSCIDHGVAGGPDDALTRLLFEYWPRCLRDARAAALDSALTERQIAVYAGILVLGQAQGHFTLQDPPRLLAANFVAMEDGYQMEVLAGRRTRAEVVSALHAHARAVTGHDLGEER; translated from the coding sequence GTGGCGGCGAAGAAGGGCGGCGGGAAAGAGGCCCGCCGGGCCGAGCTGGGCGCTGCCGTGCAGCGCGCCCTGCTGGTGCGCGGGCTGGAGGGCCTGCGTCTGCGCGACATCGCCGAGGAGGCCGGCGTCACCCCGGCCGCGGTGCTCTACTACGGCGATCTGGACGCCTTGGTCCACGAGACCTACCAGCTGGCCATCGAGCGCTACAGCCAGGACCGCGAGCAGGCCGCCGACCGCTTCGCCGACGCCCGCGACAAGCTCCGGTCCTGCATCGACCACGGCGTCGCCGGCGGACCCGACGACGCCCTGACCCGGCTGCTCTTCGAGTACTGGCCGCGCTGCCTGCGCGACGCCAGGGCCGCGGCGCTGGACAGCGCATTGACGGAGCGTCAGATCGCCGTCTACGCGGGCATCCTGGTGCTGGGTCAGGCCCAGGGCCACTTCACCCTCCAGGACCCGCCCCGCCTGCTCGCCGCCAACTTCGTCGCCATGGAGGACGGTTACCAGATGGAGGTCCTCGCCGGCCGCCGCACCCGCGCCGAGGTGGTCAGCGCCCTGCACGCCCACGCCCGCGCGGTCACCGGCCACGACCTGGGCGAGGAGCGCTGA